The genomic region TCTGCCCTCACTAGCATGAGCCTTGAGTCAACCTGGTTTCAGCTCCCTGATGAGGGAGACCCCACACCCTGGGGATCTGCTCTGCTCCTGGTGGCCCTAGTGTAGAGAGGATAGGGCGTCTGCTAGAACAGGAGTGGCGGGGGTGATGGCCTCCCCACCAGAGGACCCCAGGCCACCCTGCCACACTCCTCCATCCCTCCTGTCTCTGCAGGATCCCACCTGCTGGGCTGGCCCCAAAGGCCCTGGTCATCTTCTGTTTCTACAGCACTGACACTATCAACAGCAAGTGCTCACGGAGGCTGCTCAAGACCCCAAGTCCCTTGAAAACTAcaattcagaatataaaatcaggATCTTGATTCTGCCAGAAACTGACAGTGTTTGTTCAGGGAAAAGAAAGGCTGCTGGGGTCCAGGGTGATTTGGGGGTAAGGGTGAACCCTGATCACGTCCAATGCATGGGATGCCCACATCTGCTCTGATGTTTTGGGCTCTCCTGAGAGAAAAACTACCCTTTTTTTCGTAGGTGTAGGCTTGGGGGGACTGTTACAGTTTTCAGCAATCCAAAGGAGAGGGCCCTATCTGCACAGTCTGGGATGGTGAGTCTATAAACTGGGCATTACTCTACCTTGTGGCCTGTGGAAAGTATTGTCCAGGCCTGTGGCTCTTCAGGGCTTACCTCTGGGTGAGGATGAATTCAGGAGCTTGCAGTGGAGGCTGTGTCACCAGGAAGCTGCCCACCCGTAGCTCTGTCCGTCCACTGCTTGTGCCCAGACCCTCCTCCAACTGCACGCTCTGGGGATGGCCGCTGTGGGGGCCAGCAAACCCTGCATGTAATGAGATTCCATGGCACACTGGCAGGAGAAAGGAGCAGAGCCCATGTGTGACACAACCAAGACCTCAAAGCAGGGAGGCGGATGCAGCCTCCGGGCCAGCCAGCCCTCACCACGTGAACCAGACTCACGgtccctgggcctcagtctcaCTCTCTGAGGAAGGAACTGTCACAACCATTGATCTCAACAGCTTTCCAGGCTTCCAGAGACCAAGACATGGTTGCTTCTGCTGACTTTAAATGCTGCTGTCATTGCAGACCTCATGTGCCCTCAGTGCCAGTCAGAGTCTGCAGCTTGCTCCGTCCTGCTGGTGTGGAAGGATGTGCCAGGAGCCCTCAGTCTCCTCTTGTGGCTGGTTCACGGAGTGCTCGGCCACCAGCCCTTGGTGGTTTCCACTTTTACCTCTTACTAAGGTTACCAAGATGTCACTGAGGTATAAGCTGTCACTAGTTTCCCCTCCCTTTGACTTTCCAGAGCGTATCTCAGAACATCTCTCACTCTTAGACAAGCTACTGTGGTTTTGGTCAATTCTGGGTGGACATTTAGGAGAGCTGTGGCCTGAAAAGGCAGGTTTTTTTCCTGCCCTGAGTCTATTAGGTTGTAAAACAAGCATTAAGATGGCCCTGATCTCAAGACACGGAACAAGCGGCCTGGGGGTGAGGCTCATGTGGTCCTCCTTCCTGTACAGCAGAGTGACCACCTAACCTGGTGCCCAGCTGCCCAGGGCCTTCTTAGGTTGAAGGGACCTTCCTGACCATGTGCCTGCTTtctgctatttcctttttcatgcaGACCTTACAGACACTCTGGAGAGAGGAAATAATGTTCAAGCACTAGTTTGGACATTCTAGTTCCATCCATCATAGTACAGCAATAAATTACACATCCTCTTTCGAAGAGAAAGGGAAAGCCATGAGCACAATGTCCACAGTCGTGCAGTCAGGATGCAAGTGCAGCCCATGGTGATGGGGTGTCTGGCAGGGAGCTGGGGTGTGGGGCAGGGGCTGAGATTCCCAAGGAGCTCGGGAGGGAGAGCATCTGGGTGCCCAGGCAGCAGCAGGGAACCCAAAGGCACAGGTTTCAATAGACAGAACAAAGGAGTTCGCTGATTCCCACAGAACATCCCCCCTCACTTGAGCAGGCCCCAGGTCTGAAGACCAGCTCCTCTTGTACCAATGTGAAGACACCCAGTGACCGTCCCCACTTCAGCCTCGTTAGTAAGTACAGACAGGCAAATGTGAGTGTCCAACAGTTAAATGAAAAGGACAGCAAAAAATGAAAGGTCAGCATGATCAAACTGACAAGTCCTCTCCAGAGGAGCGAGCCCTAAGATCCCTTCCTCTTTCTGGCCCTGCATCAAGGAAGGGCCAGAATCCATAGTCCCAACAGTCCTGCCTTCAGACAatgaagcacattttaaaaaattattattaggaAACTTAGAGAAGTGTAAGATATTGCATCCATAGAAAGTAATATAATCTATGAAGGAAGAAGAGTTCAGAGATCAGTAAAGAAGGATTGAAATTCTCTTAAGATACACAACTgatggcagggcgcggtggctcacacctgtaatcccagcactttgggaggccgaggcaggtggattacttgagatcaggagttcgagaccagcctgaccaacatggtgaaatccagtctcaactaaaaatacaaaattagccagcaaaaatgcctgtaatcccaactacttgggaggctgaggcaggagaatcgcttgaacctgggaggcagacatttcagtgagccgagatcgcaccactgcactccagcctgggcaacaagatcaaaactctgcctcaaaaaaaaaaaaaagatatataactgTTAAAGCAAAAAATCAGAAGACAGAATTTAAGAAATACCCAAAACGCACATCAATaaaaaaatataagataaaagGTAAGTTCTTTGGGAGACTGGTCCTGGAGTTCCAACATCCAAATAACATTTGTGCTCTGAAGAGAGAGCTGAAAACATGGAAGCAGGAACTTATCAAACATACTATCAAAGGATATTAGGAAAAAATGCCCAGAGCTTACAGgagactttattcttttttttttttttttttgagatggagccgtactctgtcacccaggctggagtgcagtggtgcaatctcagctcactgcaacctccacctcgtgggttcaagtgattctcctgcctcagcctcccaactagctgggacaacaggcacccaccaccatgcccagctaatttttttatattttttagtacagatggggtttcaccatattggccaggatggtcttgatctcttgacctcatgatccgcctgcctcggcctcccaaagtgctgggattacaggcgtgagtcactgcacccggccaggagaCCTTATTCTTTAAGATTAAAGTCTTAACAGCAAGATGAAGTAAAAAGACCCACAACCTCAGACCCTCAGCGTGAAATTTCAGAACTTTAAgacccccccacaaaaaaaataagaaaaaaagaatctaagaCCTCCAAAAAATTATGAGGGGGGGAAAAAGTATTTCAACTCAGAATTCTGTCCTTGCAAAATTGTTAACCAAACTTGAGGACagattaaagacatttttagaacAAATGAGGACTTGGATAATTTATCTTGCAGGCACTCTTTCTTGCAAAGTTAACTGAAGCTGTTGGCTAACAAAACGAGGgagtcaaagaaagaaagaatcagaccTGAAATTCAGGACACCCTGGAGTAAACCCAGGGAAGCAGCATGGGAGCACTGGGGACAATGGCTTCACTGCAGGCCTAGGGAGCTGTCACTTGGAGGGGAAAGGGAAAATGGAGGGCCCCTAACAGTGAGTTTTCAGATGGGATGCTTCAAATGCTGGAAGATGTTAAAAATGTGATAAAAGCAgacaatgtaaaaagaaaaaggaaaggcatGGAGAAgctccaagaagaaaaaaaaagctgaagagaAAAGATGTATATACCCATAGAATATTAAATATAGGtgaatttggctgggcatggtggctcacgcctgtaatcccagcattttgggaggctgaggcaggtggatcacttgagttcaggagttcgagaccagcctggctaacatggtgaaaccccatctctactgaaaatacaaaaatttagccgggcgtggtggcaggtgcctgtagttccacctacttgggaggctgaggcaggagaatcgcttgaaccttggaggcagaggttgcggtgagctgagatcgtgccactgtactctaggctgggcgacagaccaagactccatctcaaaaaaaaaaaaaaaaaaggccgggcacggtggctcacacctgtaatcccagcactttgggaggccaaggcgggtggatcacgaggtcaggagatcaagaccatcctggctaacagggtgaaaccctgtctctactaaaaagtacaaaaaaattagccaggcatggtggcgggcacctgtagtcccagctacttgggaggctgaggcaggagaatggcgtgaacccgggaggaggagcttgcagtgagcggagatcgcgccactgcactcctgcctgggtgacagagcaagactccatctcaaaaaaaaagaaagaaagaaatttgagtGAATTCATAGCGCCAGTTTCCTCCTTACAAAGTGAGAAGTCACACGATTCTGGTGTACTGGATGGGCAAAACATACATCTAAATACATACTCTTTAAATGATTTTACAGCTTCAACGATAACTTAGAAACTAAAATCATGGGATCTCTACTACAGGCTAAGGGGGGTGGACAAGTGGGGAGTCTAAGGAGCTCAGCCTTCTCTGCTGCACCCGGTGTTAACAGATAAATcaagtggactgcagtggagagcACAGGGTGGCAGCTCTTTCCTTTCAACTCTTCCTCTTCAGtgatatgcatacatacacacacacacacacacacacacacacacacacagacacacaataaAACAGATGAGAAATAATCTGGGATGTTTGTGGGAAGAGTCTTTGTTCTGGCTACATTGGTTCCAGGTCTAATCAAATACCACAGGTTCAAGCCGTGTGGCCCTACCCACACTTCTATCCCCTCAAACAGGACCTGAGTAGTCACAGTGTCTGGTGCTGAAACTCATGGTCTGTCTGAAGTGGACCCACCTGTAGGGCTGGGATCTCCAAGGGTGGCAATGGACACAGCCACAGCGGTATCTGCAGGGCCCATCATGAAGTCCAGCCCATGACTGTGGACCAGCTGCCCAGTCTGGAAGGAAACTTCCTTGGAGGACGCCAGTGCAAGAGACATCAGCCAAGATTCAGGGGCAGCCAGAGAGGGGTCCAGCATGTCACTGCCGGCAGCCAgagggcagaggccagggccagggcagaaGAGGGGGAGGGTGGCAGGATCATGGCCAGGCCCCTCCTGGTACATCTCGCCACCTGGCAGAGACCTGAGGGACATGGAGAACACTGTCTCTTGGTGGGCAGAGCCTCcctcagggcagggcaggagggagCACAGGGTGCACAACAGTGCTCAAACAGTGCTGGTGTGCAGTAGGAACTCAGGAGAGATACTGGCTGGTTATTAACTCAATGAAAAGCAAAACAGACAAAGTACTAGAAACAAACCACAGGGACAGCTGGGTTTGTCTTTAGGTGGCAGGGCTGCATGTGTTTCCTTCTAAGTCTGTTCCCCCGTTCTCCAAGACAGACATGAACTCAGGTGATGAGTCAGGCTGCAGGAGCACGTGTGGGGTCAGAAGAAGCCGCCCCCACCCCAGTCCTTGACGTGGGCTCCTTGCTGGTGGCTTCCCTCTCCCTGGGGTCTGACCTGATCCCAGTGTGGGGGTCCTGTCACCCTTATGCCTACTTCATGCCCTAGTCTCCACCTGAGGAGGAAAGGGAACTGAATAGGTGAGATGATTCCATGGCCATGGAGATGACAGTACCTGACATCCAGTGGCTTTGAGACTGTCTCATCTGCAGGAAAGTCCGGGGCTAAGGCCAGTGGCTTTGAGACTGTCTCATCTGCAGGAAAGTCTGGGGCTAAGGCCAGTGGCTCCCATGGTCCTTGGGTGGTCTGTGGGGACTGTGGAGGCCCCTTTTCCTTACATTCCTCTGAAAGTAATGAGATGGGAGGGGAGACTTAGTGAGGCTCTGGTTCCCAGCCTCCTTCCCATCAGGTATGAGCAGCCCTGCTGGCTGGAAAAGGCTGTTGCCATGGGGCCATGCCAATATTTTTGCTTCTTGTCCTGTCTTTGGTGTGAAGCAACAATCCATAATTGCCAACCCAGGACACCCCAAATCCTGGTGCTTGGTTCACTTCTCAAATTGACTCACCAACTCCTCCTCTGGCCACACGATACCCTCCTCTCCAGCCCAGCTCCTGGCCCAGCCACACAGTGACCTCAAAATGCATAGGGGCAGCCACAGCCCGGCCTGGGCATCTTGAGCCTCAGACCCTCCGACCCTGTGATGTCGCTCCCACAGAGTGACACCTGGAACCTACTGATTGGGGGAGGGCTACCCCTGTAACCAGTGTGACTACCTAGGCCTGGCCCTTGTCAGAAATCAGCTCCCCAACCACAAGGAGACTGGGGCCCTCAGGCCACTCACCTGACCACTGAGGCCTGTCCACAAACCCAGAGTCAACATGGGGGTTGCCTGAGGGCTGCAGGAGGTCAGGACCCCTCTCCCTTGCACCAGGGTCTTCAGCTGTGGCCTGCTGGGCTGGCTTCATGTGCTGGGGAAAGGCTCTTTGGCGGCGCCGGTAATTGGCAAACCAGTTGTACACCTGCTCAGGGGTCAAGCTCGTCTCCAATGCCAAGTTCTCCTGCCCCCAAACAACAACACTTCTAGCCCTGCTTCCATTCCCTGAGGACAGGGGGTATGTAGAAGTGGCTCAGACAGCTCATTTACACCAAAAAAGGGGATGAGAGCCCAGCCTAACCTCTCCAAGGACAGCAGAGAGTGGTGAGCATGAGCAGAACATGCAGGCCTCACCTCCCTGGGCTGATCCCCATTCCCTGAGCAGTGAGGCCCAGGTCAGGCTGTCTGCACAGCCACACGTGCATGTCCCCCTGAGTGAGGCCCTTGCTAGGTCCACCCAGACAACATGCCCAGGGCTACCCCAAGCCCCTGGAGGGGCAGGGCCTGCAGAACCACACTGCCTGTGCCTGGCACAAACCCACTGTGCAGTGGAAAGCATGTTGGCCGGCAGATGCTTCGACCCATCGTcccggtgcctggcacacagtgggtgctgAGTGAGCAGCCGTGGGGCCACATACACGGATGTTATGACTCCACGTGAGAAAATGAAACCCTTCATGTGGCAGACAGGACGGTCTGCCAATCAACAAGGTCCCTGTCCAGAGGAGGGGCTGAAACCACCAGCACCCTGGGGGATGAGGCCACTGAGGAGCCTGGTGTGGGGGTACcccttgggggagggggaggcaccAGGCAGGGACCCCCTGGGTCCTGGGTATCTTCTATTCTTACCCTCTCAGCCTTGCTGGGGTTGGTGTTCACCCCCACAGCGAAATTGTGCAGCTTCTCACGAACCTCTCTGGGGAAGTTCCGGCTCTTCAGCCCCTCCGGGCAGAGGGAGGGGGGCGGGGGGTTCCTGGGTAAGGACAGTGAGGAGGTGGTAACAGACAGGACCCCTCCAAATCTGTTCCCTTCTCCAGGCCTGGCCCTCTGTGGAAGGTGACACTTCCTTCCCTGTGCCTCCTCCTGGGGGatgcctctctctgcctccagtTAGTGAAAACTAGAGTCTCTCCCACAGACATGCACAAATCCTGACAAATACTGTTCCAGAACATCTACAGGCCACTGTGAGGAGCCCTCTCTGGGCCCTTGCGGTGCTCCTGGGTGCATCTCAGCCCATGGAGCCCCGATGGATGGCCCTCCTGGACATCCTCACACGTAGACATCCTCACCCATGGAGGCCGCGTGCACAGCCTTCCTGGATGTACTCACACACAGGTGTCCTCAGCCCATGGAGCTCCCGTGGATGGCtgtcctggacacacacacacactgttgtCCTCAGGACCCGGCTGCCACCCTGTGTGCTTTTCCATTCAGTGCTTTCTGTTCATCACTGGTTTCCAGGCATCAGCCCCATTCTTGCATGAGTCCTCAGAGGCTTGCAGCACTCACACCCCTGCCACCCTGCATGGCCACGCCagctttctcccttcttccctcgcCCCCAACACCTCCTCCCAAGACTTATTGTGCTTGGGTGATCTGGCTCTCATTTCACCAAGATGTTCTCAGAAGAGAAGCACCACCTGTGCCCCCACCAAACCTGCCAGCCCTTCTGCACTCCCCAAATGCCTGTGGGGCCCCTGGTGAGGGGAGGCTCCAGCCGTGGCACCTGCTCATCCCCCACCTCACTAAGAACGCTCCCCTGAACTAATTCCCTGCTTGCCATCACCAGTATTTCTTCTAGTAAGTCATTCTCATGAGCTGCTAAGCTCTGTAAATTTCTCACCTCCAGTGGTTACCCCATGAGTCTGCTCCAGTTCCAGCTAAACTTCTCAAAGAATGATCTTGGATCTGCCACGGTCTCCTTGTCTCTGTGACACACCTGGATCCTTGCACCTTGCCACTAAAAGCACTTGCCAGCTCACAAAAT from Pongo pygmaeus isolate AG05252 chromosome 10, NHGRI_mPonPyg2-v2.0_pri, whole genome shotgun sequence harbors:
- the ANHX gene encoding anomalous homeobox protein isoform X1, with protein sequence MQSFLTLLKEHEDTCAPPAELVTLAGRLCRDFQDDLAQVQPLVTAILDSQLRLHLLDNADVALACARVLDRQEQQQAACRLLEGCQVPGGSQELVQLWNDIHYRLVMRRLGVAALTPVQKFRCRKRNPPPPSLCPEGLKSRNFPREVREKLHNFAVGVNTNPSKAERENLALETSLTPEQVYNWFANYRRRQRAFPQHMKPAQQATAEDPGARERGPDLLQPSGNPHVDSGFVDRPQWSEECKEKGPPQSPQTTQGPWEPLALAPDFPADETVSKPLALAPDFPADETVSKPLDVRSLPGGEMYQEGPGHDPATLPLFCPGPGLCPLAAGSDMLDPSLAAPESWLMSLALASSKEVSFQTGQLVHSHGLDFMMGPADTAVAVSIATLGDPSPTGFAGPHSGHPQSVQLEEGLGTSSGRTELRVGSFLVTQPPLQAPEFILTQSPPELAPAPSAFPGPVSATELSQALPSSQVQCSDSQASGDAFWGARMLLEFSGSSLG
- the ANHX gene encoding anomalous homeobox protein isoform X2, encoding MQSFLTLLKEHEDTCAPPAELVTLAGRLCRDFQDDLAQVQPLVTAILDSQLRLHLLDNADVALACARVLDRQEQQQAACRLLEGCQVPGGSQELVQLWNDIHYRLVMRRLGVAALTPVQKFRCRKRNPPPPSLCPEGLKSRNFPREVREKLHNFAVGVNTNPSKAERENLALETSLTPEQVYNWFANYRRRQRAFPQHMKPAQQATAEDPGARERGPDLLQPSGNPHVDSGFVDRPQWSEECKEKGPPQSPQTTQGPWEPLALAPDFPADETVSKPLALAPDFPADETVSKPLDVRSLPGGEMYQEGPGHDPATLPLFCPGPGLCPLAAGSDMLDPSLAAPESWLMSLALASSKEVSFQTGQLVHSHGLDFMMGPADTAVAVSIATLGDPSPTGFAGPHSGHPQSVQLEEGLGTSSGRTELRVGSFLVTQPPLQAPEFILTQSPPELAPAPSAFPGPVSATELSQALPSSQVRLPYEHEGFPLYSWICSSWC